The Rhinatrema bivittatum chromosome 4, aRhiBiv1.1, whole genome shotgun sequence genome window below encodes:
- the SLC16A6 gene encoding monocarboxylate transporter 7 isoform X1 has translation MANSSYLQETVYGLKMTVMKTTKGCTSANVYSKVPDGGWGWIVAFAFFILEVFSYGVIKSLEPFYELMIHFDESNSRISWIISICVFVWTFSAPLATILSNRFGHRPVVIVGGILVSTGMITAAFAHNIVEMYITIGVVSGLGYCLSFLPTVTILAQYFDKKRSLVTAVASTGECFAVFGFAPAITYLIEQIGWRHSLVIIGALQLNIVVCGALLRPIIIQASEEVKEPPKQDNQEIMYMLENEQTRTSVDSVDSGVEVTNSPIILQIENSQIENEVPQENVQMLTEASCPSAKNNIPLLDFSVLKNPSFICYALFGLFATLGFFAPSLFIIPFSISLGIDKDYSAYMLSAMAIAEVFGRIGAGLVLTKEPIRKIYIELICVILLCISLSAFPFASEFWGLMVCSVFFGCMLGSVAGTHIPLLAEDDVVGIEKMSSAVGVYVFIQSISGLAGPPLGGILVDYTESYGSAFYSCAVGLALSAIFLALVRPCKTGLCQRKRQHSEKQDDAHKEEVLQVPDEFLEMDLKKNDDPVYTDENMA, from the exons gTTTAAAGATGACAGTCATGAAAACTACAAAGGGATGCACTAGTGCAAATGTTTATTCAAAAGTTCCAGATGGAGGATGGGGTTGGATTGTGGCTTTCGCTTTCTTCATTTTGGAAGTATTTAGTTATGGGGTCATCAAATCATTGGAACCTTTTTATGAACTTATGATCCACTTTGATGAAAGCAACAGCAGGATCTCCTGGATCATTtctatatgtgtgtttgtatggacATTTTCAG CTCCCTTGGCCACAATATTGAGTAATCGTTTTGGACATCGTCCAGTGGTCATAGTTGGAGGAATTCTTGTCAGTACTGGAATGATCACTGCTGCCTTCGCTCACAACATTGTTGAAATGTACATTACAATTGGTGTAGTTTCTG GTCTGGGATATTGCCTGAGCTTTCTCCCAACTGTCACCATTTTGGCACAATACTTTGACAAAAAACGTTCACTGGTTACTGCAGTTGCATCTACTGGAGAATGTTTTGCTGTCTTTGGTTTTGCACCAG CTATCACCTATTTGATAGAGCAGATTGGTTGGAGACACAGCCTTGTAATAATTGGAGCATTACAGTTAAACATTGTTGTTTGTGGAGCACTGCTCCGACCAATTATAATCCAAGCATCAGAAGAAGTAAAAGAACCCCCAAAGCAAGATAACCAGGAGATAATGTACATGCTTGAAAATGAACAAACTCGCACATCAGTAGACTCTGTTGATTCTGGAGTTGAAGTAACCAATTCACCCATAATTCTACAAATCGAAAATTCTCAGATAGAAAATGAAGTGCCTCAAGAAAATGTACAGATGCTTACAGAAGCCAGCTGCCCTTCTGCAAAAAACAACATTCCACTGTTGGATTTTTCTGTGTTGAAAAACCCCAGTTTTATATGTTATGCCCTTTTTGGTCTGTTTGCCACGCTGGGATTCTTTGCACCTTCACTCTTTATCATTCCTTTCAGCATAAGTCTTGGTATTGATAAGGATTACTCTGCATACATGCTTTCAGCCATGGCAATTGCTGAAGTATTTGGAAGAATTGGTGCTGGTCTGGTCCTCACCAAGGAGCCTATCCGCAAGATCTACATTGAGCTTATCTGTGTCATTCTATTATGCATCTCCCTGTCTGCCTTCCCTTTTGCTTCTGAATTTTGGGGCTTGATGGTATGCAGTGTATTTTTTGGGTGCATGCTAGGATCAGTGGCAGGTACACACATTCCACTGCTAGCTGAAGATGATGTTGTGGGTATTGAGAAGATGTCCTCTGCAGTTGGCGTGTATGTCTTTATTCAAAGCATCTCTGGATTGGCTGGACCACCACTTGGAG GAATTCTAGTGGACTACACAGAGAGCTATGGATCTGCATTCTACTCTTGTGCTGTTGGCTTGGCACTGAGTGCCATATTTCTGGCCTTAGTGCGACCATGCAAGACTGGCCTATGTCAAAGAAAGAGGCAGCATTCAGAGAAACAAGATGATGCTCACAAAGAAGAAGTTTTACAAGTACCAGATGAGTTTCTAGAAATGGATTTAAAGAAGAATGATGATCCAGTATACACAGATGAAAACATGGCCTAA
- the SLC16A6 gene encoding monocarboxylate transporter 7 isoform X2, with translation MTVMKTTKGCTSANVYSKVPDGGWGWIVAFAFFILEVFSYGVIKSLEPFYELMIHFDESNSRISWIISICVFVWTFSAPLATILSNRFGHRPVVIVGGILVSTGMITAAFAHNIVEMYITIGVVSGLGYCLSFLPTVTILAQYFDKKRSLVTAVASTGECFAVFGFAPAITYLIEQIGWRHSLVIIGALQLNIVVCGALLRPIIIQASEEVKEPPKQDNQEIMYMLENEQTRTSVDSVDSGVEVTNSPIILQIENSQIENEVPQENVQMLTEASCPSAKNNIPLLDFSVLKNPSFICYALFGLFATLGFFAPSLFIIPFSISLGIDKDYSAYMLSAMAIAEVFGRIGAGLVLTKEPIRKIYIELICVILLCISLSAFPFASEFWGLMVCSVFFGCMLGSVAGTHIPLLAEDDVVGIEKMSSAVGVYVFIQSISGLAGPPLGGILVDYTESYGSAFYSCAVGLALSAIFLALVRPCKTGLCQRKRQHSEKQDDAHKEEVLQVPDEFLEMDLKKNDDPVYTDENMA, from the exons ATGACAGTCATGAAAACTACAAAGGGATGCACTAGTGCAAATGTTTATTCAAAAGTTCCAGATGGAGGATGGGGTTGGATTGTGGCTTTCGCTTTCTTCATTTTGGAAGTATTTAGTTATGGGGTCATCAAATCATTGGAACCTTTTTATGAACTTATGATCCACTTTGATGAAAGCAACAGCAGGATCTCCTGGATCATTtctatatgtgtgtttgtatggacATTTTCAG CTCCCTTGGCCACAATATTGAGTAATCGTTTTGGACATCGTCCAGTGGTCATAGTTGGAGGAATTCTTGTCAGTACTGGAATGATCACTGCTGCCTTCGCTCACAACATTGTTGAAATGTACATTACAATTGGTGTAGTTTCTG GTCTGGGATATTGCCTGAGCTTTCTCCCAACTGTCACCATTTTGGCACAATACTTTGACAAAAAACGTTCACTGGTTACTGCAGTTGCATCTACTGGAGAATGTTTTGCTGTCTTTGGTTTTGCACCAG CTATCACCTATTTGATAGAGCAGATTGGTTGGAGACACAGCCTTGTAATAATTGGAGCATTACAGTTAAACATTGTTGTTTGTGGAGCACTGCTCCGACCAATTATAATCCAAGCATCAGAAGAAGTAAAAGAACCCCCAAAGCAAGATAACCAGGAGATAATGTACATGCTTGAAAATGAACAAACTCGCACATCAGTAGACTCTGTTGATTCTGGAGTTGAAGTAACCAATTCACCCATAATTCTACAAATCGAAAATTCTCAGATAGAAAATGAAGTGCCTCAAGAAAATGTACAGATGCTTACAGAAGCCAGCTGCCCTTCTGCAAAAAACAACATTCCACTGTTGGATTTTTCTGTGTTGAAAAACCCCAGTTTTATATGTTATGCCCTTTTTGGTCTGTTTGCCACGCTGGGATTCTTTGCACCTTCACTCTTTATCATTCCTTTCAGCATAAGTCTTGGTATTGATAAGGATTACTCTGCATACATGCTTTCAGCCATGGCAATTGCTGAAGTATTTGGAAGAATTGGTGCTGGTCTGGTCCTCACCAAGGAGCCTATCCGCAAGATCTACATTGAGCTTATCTGTGTCATTCTATTATGCATCTCCCTGTCTGCCTTCCCTTTTGCTTCTGAATTTTGGGGCTTGATGGTATGCAGTGTATTTTTTGGGTGCATGCTAGGATCAGTGGCAGGTACACACATTCCACTGCTAGCTGAAGATGATGTTGTGGGTATTGAGAAGATGTCCTCTGCAGTTGGCGTGTATGTCTTTATTCAAAGCATCTCTGGATTGGCTGGACCACCACTTGGAG GAATTCTAGTGGACTACACAGAGAGCTATGGATCTGCATTCTACTCTTGTGCTGTTGGCTTGGCACTGAGTGCCATATTTCTGGCCTTAGTGCGACCATGCAAGACTGGCCTATGTCAAAGAAAGAGGCAGCATTCAGAGAAACAAGATGATGCTCACAAAGAAGAAGTTTTACAAGTACCAGATGAGTTTCTAGAAATGGATTTAAAGAAGAATGATGATCCAGTATACACAGATGAAAACATGGCCTAA